Proteins encoded by one window of Glycine soja cultivar W05 chromosome 15, ASM419377v2, whole genome shotgun sequence:
- the LOC114385732 gene encoding uncharacterized protein LOC114385732: MALRWVLHSACHVLGYPTRNIEEEECKKIEGYSNIGEAKSVKGLSLANNFNEVDQCYPCSGFQMPLHYPRYTKQDYESMEEWKVDLLLKQYGLSFKGTLDEKRAFAMGAFLWPDQD, encoded by the coding sequence ATGGCTCTAAGATGGGTTCTCCACTCAGCTTGCCATGTTTTGGGGTACCCTACGAGGAACATAGAAGAAGAGGAGTGCAAGAAGATTGAAGGTTACTCAAATATTGGAGAGGCCAAAAGCGTGAAGGGGTTATCCCTTGCAAACAATTTCAATGAGGTTGATCAGTGCTATCCTTGTTCAGGGTTTCAAATGCCACTTCACTATCCACGCTACACCAAACAAGACTATGAGAGCATGGAGGAGTGGAAGGTGGACTTGCTTCTTAAGCAATATGGGTTAAGTTTCAAGGGCACCCTTGATGAGAAGAGAGCTTTTGCAATGGGAGCATTCTTGTGGCCCGATCAAGATTAG
- the LOC114387694 gene encoding serine/threonine-protein phosphatase 7 long form homolog: MASSSSSSSHVNIKSGPIDADVLWMQPKHVSEHVWNGEEDRKLHIRRAVPTYQGEEQIPEQIFPFLLQSGFAWIIKMGYLKINASLISALIERWRPETHTFHMRCGECTITLQDVSVLLGISVDGLPLIGPTNLDWADLCEELLGVRPQEDEIRGSVVKLSWLAHHFAQINNDDDEEQVRRFARAWILRFIGGVLFVDKSSNKVSLRYLQFLRDFEECGRYAWGAAVLGFLYREMCNATDYKTKSIGGMCILLQMWAWERCPTLAPKRTPSQVENTPLGHRWLRRGNQHIGNDDVRVFRRKLDIMKRHEFVWEPYPSTVISLLPPVCLVGSLAWYAVVPLICFQVIEWHQPDRVLRQFGMQQPIPESPSQPLNIHGITLKGKHDENWGQLFAPMIDQWNNRHAFRVDAYPRQEGLLSFNSDYMVWYRRKTKMFVDPANAKTATLGEVAEALQYMVSPQGRNTCTFDDLVPYVEKITILSEEQERVTEPVSHGPASERQFPAQQFHMLQSSIETQGIDRRRDIVEAEEYSQQMAERGHGMYYTPQTFAEYPTQMYQYPFQGHHTDTSASQQSFGGVAETQAHFSWPTMTPSQQYHGPIPTPNAPLGTQWNVPGPIPNTGDLFGVDLRHAFSAEADEEEAGRHRGRRNPDRQARRWDRPCGTSSRHHGHQNE, encoded by the exons atggcatcttcatcatcatcttcatcacatGTTAACATTAAGTCTGGTCCCATCGATGCTGATGTATTATGGATGCAACCTaaacatgtttcagaacatgtttggaatggggaagaagataggaaattacatatcagacgagctgtccccacgtatcaaggggaagaacaaattcctgagcaaatttttccttttcttctacaATCTGGTTTCGCCTGGATTATCAAGATGgggtacttaaaaataaatgcctcATTAATTAGTGCTctgattgaaagatggaggccagaaacacatacctttcacatgagatgcggagaATGTACTATTACTCTCCAAGACGTCTCTGTATTGTTAGGTATAAGTGTGGATGGTTTACCATTAATCggtccaacaaatcttgattgggctgatttatgtgaggaattattgggagtcagaccacaagaagatgaaattagaggtagtgtggttaaattaagttggctggctcaccattttgcCCAAATAAATAATGACGACGACGAAGAACAAGTACGAAGGTTTGCCCGTGCATGGATATTGAGATTCATTGGAGGTGTCTTGTTCGTTGATAAAAGCAGTAACAAAGTTTCGCTAAGataccttcaatttttacgtgactttgaagaatgtggcagatatgcatggggagctgccGTACTTGGTTTTCtatacagagagatgtgcaatgccaccgattataaaactaaatcaatcggaggtatgtgcatcttactacaaatgtgggcatgggaacgatgtccaaccttggctccaaagaggactccttcCCAAGTAGAAAATACACCACTGGGGCATAG gtggctgcgacgtggaaaccaacatatcGGCAATGATGATGTGAGAGTTTTTCGTCGCAAGTTAGATATTATGAAACGTCATGAG tttgtgtgGGAGCCGTACCCATCAACCGTAATATCACTGTTGCCTCCCGTTTGTTTAGTCGGAAGTCTCGCGTGGTAcgcggtggtgccactaatttgtttccaagttattgagtggcaccaaccggaCAGAGTATTGAGACAATTTGGGATGCAACAGCCAATTCCAGAGTCTCCTTCACAACCCTTAAACATTCATGGCATAACATTGAAAGGGAAACATGACGAAAATTGGGGGCAATTGTTCGCCCCAATGATTGATCAGTGGAATAATCGCCATGCATTTAGGGTCGACGCTTATCCCCGACAAGAaggcctattgagttttaactcggactacatggtctggtataggcgaaagacaaagatgtttgttgacccaGCAAATGCAAAGAcggctacattg GGTGAAGTTGCGGAGGCATTACAATACATGgtgtctcctcaagggaggaatACATGCACatttgatgatctcgtgccttatgtggaaaaaattacaattttatccgaagagcaagagagagtcactgagccagtgtcacatggtcccgcatcagagcgtcaatttcctgcacaacagtttcacatgcttcagtcaAGTATTGAAACTCAGGGGATAGACAGAAGAAGGGACATTGTTGAAGCGGaagaatattcccaacaaatggcggagcgtggccatggaatgtattacacgccacaaACATTTGCTGAGTATCCGACCCAGATGTATCAATATCCTTTTCAGGGTCATCACACTGATACTTCTGCAAGCCAGCAATCGTtcggtggtgttgcggaaacacaagctcatttttcatggcccacaatgaccccttcacagcaatatcatggcccaattccaacacctaatgccccgTTAGGAACACAATGGAATGTACCGGGACCAATACCTAATACGGGTGACTTATTCGGTGTTGATTTGCGGCACGCATTTTCTGCGGAGGCTGACGAAGAAGAAGCGGGGAGGCATCGgggcagaagaaatcctgatcgccaagcacgaagatgggatcgaccatgtggcacatcctcacgaCATCACGGACACCAAAATGAATGA
- the LOC114388149 gene encoding uncharacterized protein LOC114388149, whose amino-acid sequence MESSEDPIIQVKDEQLMVSPLSGENPVHRTAYFIKPCVEDSATLPHSMFSSGRTATVNSDHAKLLEVRYKGWHYPSAEWNTWVQQMQHKYECVWMKAGIDQAIKASTFQIRRNDELIIELAQRWCSKTNTFVFPWGEATITLEDMKVCWGYSVMGAPISSPLVSGEEREIEQKLIGVFRMFFKSKARRADHTPWMKHFMSNESRVEHEAFLSLWLSRFVFPGRSYTTILQEGLN is encoded by the coding sequence ATGGAGTCATCAGAGGACCCCATCATCCAAGTCAAAGATGAACAACTCATGGTTTCACCATTATCCGGTGAAAACCCAGTTCACAGAACTGCTTATTTCATCAAACCTTGCGTGGAAGACTCGGCAACTCTTCCTCATTCCATGTTCTCTTCTGGAAGAACAGCCACTGTCAATTCGGACCACGCGAAGTTGCTTGAAGTAAGATACAAAGGGTGGCATTACCCAAGTGCAGAATGGAATACATGGGTCCAACAAATGCAACACAAGTATGAATGTGTGTGGATGAAAGCTGGGATAGACCAGGCAATCAAAGCTTCAACTTTTCAAATCCGTAGGAATGATGAGTTGATCATTGAGCTTGCACAAAGATGGTGTTCTAAGACCAACACGTTTGTGTTTCCTTGGGGAGAAGCAACGATAACATTGGAGGATATGAAAGTTTGTTGGGGTTACTCTGTTATGGGAGCTCCTATTTCTAGCCCTCTTGTGAGTGGTGAGGAAAGGGAAATAGAACAAAAACTTATAGGAGTTTTTAGGATGTTTTTCAAATCTAAGGCCAGAAGGGCGGATCATACTCCATGGATGAAGCATTTCATGAGTAACGAGAGCCGAGTGGAGCATGAGGCGTTCTTGTCTTTGTGGTTGTCGAGGTTTGTTTTCCCTGGTAGATCATATACAACCATTTTGCAAGAGGGCTTAAACTAG